Proteins from a genomic interval of Plasmodium reichenowi strain SY57 chromosome 13, whole genome shotgun sequence:
- a CDS encoding hypothetical protein (conserved Plasmodium protein, unknown function): MDFFIIIFILLLSFFFFDYNFCSRGLVFYIGNKSLKLLKKCNNLEKVYRSTIYLIFPFLQHIFVHIFYYYIEKKKEYLNNLIFEQSKECYDIKGQKEFEACNFRKEDIFNYIIETSIRIKNYVYNKALHIFFFIVEYTNIYENINLNCYINTREVLNNNNFGVVIIDYYLPNTSIKKKKKKKKKDQTNDNINDSEKIDLYDLVNIKQERKIKFVLIDNKWKHILGLGKIEDPNVQHLYLQDTVLIQYLQFSWIFKNHFFKKLYNDRTVTTHNYYEIKKNSMQQNDRDGVKEQYNKKTCLGEEELIVDGNICNNNHLNDHVNIKDEEYYNNKNYMNDQEEIIIRSLKKWNINKENVCSNKEGNFKLITNNDKLMENTINKNDNKDLYIETQKMKENHIYNNSINLKKTKINEIEQNNLNTQKNNCYSNKEKYHINQEKKKQQLKYIKNENMIRDKLKMQLNRWKYKNIKGIIVILPEIFYNYINMNEMENKIPIYYFLKKDIKIDTFTVIAKLLGYICIHIHININFGFSIPFIFKSKTTNILNISNNFNLHMNKNLFNIYNENGTSNIKGTHTNISSDDKKLKCSKHISKQDIKNNNNLCHKSISYLNDHEKENKNKQDKMNIYSYINDHINIYNNDNNENNSFHNNVYNKQNDKIKDTINYIDQNDKNNCHDFFLNNNYNEQSNEYHNHQQYVNNINDENRYPNYAHNNNNNNYIHTENYTNSKLNNIVENKFNIDDNYTFLFSTPFSFFSDNYNDLNIAMNHFKAIFKNYNFVFLCFNDGTNIMLNYFLEKIYKKKKNKTPGGMTTLISTAGVAENIKNTFNLYNTNAYKCHINNYKKKHVHDTKGHTYDNEKKKHSKLYPINKSEEDKKSKCALHKPNNKSNIMSLFFGEKKKKKKYLEHEQMNRSQRFKKITKKWNIHKILSDIKGNDKTSFINEDKKINEKKYNEIDKNDSDDSNASYDDEKILSHVVKEQMHSGEDEKEELGEPKEKGNKSCQEEEEEEEDDDEDDDEEEDQGVNNYDKVVDNFDNYVDDVDRDVENYDNYIDDVDRNVENYDKGIADVDHHLNDVHKDVDDQKKVHEVIADIEIEDKKVEGKNVNLKGAQNKTEYHQEMVKKLDTDQNINIDKKTMNRINNSEFSNNVENVQDKQKNKIKKEEMFTKNTKKNMKIKMKDNKNNDMGKLRNIKEKLKKKKMETLLNLSKLNIFHKNSEQMSENNIKEEDNLYRNDHNPNESKIWSIYESHVSNDPRGSASTYKGNSSTNKFANMSLSNFASFIKKHKTNNSNHSLVGSFKDNLEIKEIISKANCETNLNKYIDLNKENVIEIDMKEFVEPNIKHDVEKNVFKDINKNTNNEIVKKHNIIDEKNLNTEIQKYVNYNNEKHIKEDFERNVENNSEGHEMKNSEIKKIKLNILEKFRKKEIRKCENMDDAPRISNKFRYSFFKIRNRFKHNFNACDNKTNQEKKNMERDKIMINSFIKNKNAMVSDANSTSTADSNFDDYGKKHTKEICILINFSYNNMFDIFNYPDDFIETKKRKFSIVHKFFYSLNIFFNSFSTLIKQRYFFRCTSELSNFLKRSLFYDFYNNLLCKISTDDQDRDKFLLDINNSSNEYDVHLKRLSDITYISNTDRPEKYRDLLENKSNITGIYNDKKNVSRTNISTYINKDMECTWNDNNQNNKCEKNFENIKNEYIQEIDKIHLKYNNINNNNNNISEKNNIRSNIGNEIYNNVSDMNKKNISNNVSNPMEYNKDYTYNNSSIRDNDNNINVEIYNKNSFNTIEYFENNLSFFNKIHKMNKKKDAYKCDENLYCKTKNIKSNNELYDVKNSYKLNNNNNNMVFNETYNNSTFCKNIYSDSFESKIRVYFNIKSLYEKWKIYFEDKQIDISIQDKFLYNLSFIYNVYNYLILIYIYTYYNEESYLAFCNNQKFYQFIEKIHGYFNEKKNSHILYRNVRNSESFNTSIIPRFLNYHDYKLLKVFFFMLQNSSNKFISKNIHLFNFPVVFIFSSDSKNFNFNHFDIIKISKNNNIIYLLYKRGNEGLFLSGLKPYIWIYRVLFDFVESLFLSSFDS; encoded by the exons atggatttttttattatcatatttatactGTTACtctcattttttttctttgaCTATAACTTCTGTTCTAGGGGGTTGGTATTTTATATAGGAAACAAGTCACTAAAGCTTTTGAAAAA ATGTAATAATTTAGAAAAGGTTTACAGAAGTAccatttatttaatatttccttttttacaacatatatttgttcacatattttattattatatagaaaagaaaaaagaatatttgaataatttaatttttgaGCAATCAAAGGAATGCTATGATATAAAAGGACAAAAGGAATTTGAAGCATGTAATTTTAGAAAGGAAGATATATTCaattatattattgaaactagtataagaataaaaaattatgtatacAATAAAGcattacatatatttttttttattgttgaatatacaaatatttatgaaaatatcaatttaaattgttatattaatacaagGGAGGtgttaaataataataattttggTGTAGTGATAATAGACTATTATTTACCTAATACtagtattaaaaaaaaaaaaaaaaaaaaaaaaaaagatcaaacaaatgataatattaatgattCTGAAAAAATTGACCTGTATGATTTAGTTAATATAAAGCAAGagagaaaaataaaatttgtTTTAATTGACAATAAATGGAAACATATCTTAGGTTTAGGAAAAATAGAAGATCCAAATGTTcaacatttatatttgcAGGATACCGTTTTGATTCAGTATTTACAATTCTCTTGGATATTTAAAAACcacttttttaaaaagttaTACAATGATAGAACTGTAACTACACACAACtattatgaaataaaaaaaaatagtatGCAACAAAATGATAGAGATGGGGTTAAAgaacaatataataaaaagacATGTCTAGGAGAAGAAGAATTAATTGTTGATGgaaatatttgtaataataatcatctTAATGATCatgtaaatattaaagatgaagaatattataataacaaaaattatatgaatgatcaagaagaaattattataagatcattaaaaaaatggaatataaataaagaaaatgtaTGCAGTAATAAAGAAGGGAATTTTAAACtaataacaaataatgACAAATTAATGGaaaatacaataaataaaaatgataataaagatttatatatagaaacacaaaaaatgaaagaaaatcatatatataataatagtataaatttaaagaaaacaaaaattaatgaaaTAGAGCAAAATAATCTTAATACTCAAAAGAACAATTGCTATAgtaataaagaaaaatatcatattaatcaagaaaagaaaaaacaacaattaaaatatataaaaaatgaaaatatgattcgagataaattaaaaatgcAATTAAATAGATGGaagtataaaaatattaaaggAATTATTGTAATACTTCCtgaaattttttataattatataaatatgaatgaaatggaaaataaaatacctatttattatttcctaaaaaaagatataaaaattgaTACATTTACAGTTATAGCGAAATTATTAGGTTATAtttgtatacatatacatattaacATAAACTTTGGATTCTCCATACCATTTATATTCAAATCGAAAACTACCAATATTTTAAACATATCAAATAACTTTAATCtacatatgaataaaaacctatttaatatatataatgaaaatggAACTTCTAATATTAAAGGAACACACACAAATATTTCATCTGATGAtaagaaattaaaatgtaGTAAACATATTTCAAAACAGGAtatcaaaaataataataatcttTGCCATAAGTCGATATCATATCTTAATGATcatgaaaaagaaaataaaaataaacaagataaaatgaatatctatagttatataaatgatcatataaatatttataataatgataacaatgaaaataattcatttcataacaatgtatataataaacagaatgataaaataaaggaCACTATTAATTATATCGATCAAAATGACAAAAACAATTGTCATGATTTCTttcttaataataattataatgaacAAAGTAATGAATATCATAATCATCAACaatatgttaataatattaatgatgaaaatagATACCCAAATTATgcacataataataataataataattatatacatacagaaaattatacaaattCTAAATTAAACAATATTGTTGAAAATAAGTTCAACATCGATGATAATTATACTTTCCTTTTTTCTACCCCTTTCTCATTTTTTAgtgataattataatgacTTAAATATTGCAATGAACCATTTTAAAGctatttttaaaaattataattttgttttccTATGTTTTAATGATGGTACTAATATTATGCTGAATTATTTCTTggaaaaaatttataaaaagaaaaaaaataaaactcCTGGAGGCATGACAACATTGATAAGCACAGCTGGTGTTGctgaaaatattaaaaacaCCTTTAATCTTTATAATACTAATGCATATAAATGTcacataaataattataaaaaaaaacatgtTCATGATACTAAAGGACACACTtatgataatgaaaaaaaaaaacattcAAAATTATATCCCATCAATAAAAGTGAAGAAGAcaaaaaatcaaaatgtGCCTTGCATAAACccaataataaaagtaatataatgagtcttttttttggagaaaaaaaaaaaaaaaaaaaatatttagaGCATGAACAAATGAATCGAAGTCAAAGATTTAAGAAAATTACGAAAAAATGgaatatacataaaatattaagtGACATAAAAGGAAATGATAAAACCAGTTTtataaatgaagataaaaaaattaatgaaaagaaatataacGAAATTGATAAAAACGATTCTGATGATTCGAATGCTAgttatgatgatgaaaaaatattaagtCATGTAGTAAAAGAGCAAATGCATTCAGGAGAAgatgaaaaagaagaacTAGGAGAACCAAAAGAAAAAGGTAATAAAAGTTGTCAAGAGGAAGAAGAGGAAGAAGAAGATGATGACGAAGATGATGACGAAGAGGAAGATCAAGGTGTAAACAATTATGATAAAGTTGTAGACAATTTCGATAATTATGTAGATGATGTTGATAGAGATGTAGAAAACTACGATAATTATATAGATGATGTCGATCGAAATGTAGAAAATTACGATAAAGGTATAGCTGATGTCGATCACCATTTGAACGATGTCCATAAAGATGTAGATGATCAGAAGAAGGTACACGAAGTAATAGCAGATATAGAAATAGAAGACAAAAAGGTTGAGGgaaaaaatgtaaatttAAAAGGTGCACAAAACAAAACTGAGTATCACCAAGAGATGGTGAAAAAACTGGATACGgatcaaaatataaatatagataaaaaaacaatGAATCGAATAAATAATTCGGAATTTTCGAATAATGTTGAAAATGTACAAGACAAGcaaaagaataaaataaaaaaagaggaaatgtttacaaaaaataccaaaaaaaatatgaaaataaaaatgaaggataataaaaataatgatatgggaaaattaagaaatattaaagagaaattgaaaaaaaaaaaaatggaaacCCTTTTGAATTTATctaaattaaatatttttcataaaaacTCAGAACAGATGTctgaaaataatattaaagaaGAAGATAATTTATATAGAAATGACCATAATCCCAATGAATCGAAAATATGGAGCATATATGAAAGTCATGTGTCTAATGATCCTCGAGGTTCTGCTAGTACATACAAAGGAAATTCTAGTACAAATAAATTTGCTAATATGAGTCTAAGTAATTTTGCATCCTTTATTAAAAAGCACAAGACTAATAATAGTAACCATAGTTTAGTTGGCAGTTTTAAGGATAATTTGGaaattaaagaaattatatcGAAGGCAAATTGTGAAACAAATTTGAACAAGTATATAgatttaaataaagaaaatgttATAGAAATAGATATGAAAGAATTTGTAGAAccaaatataaaacatgATGTTGAAAAGAATGTGTTTAAGGATATTAACAAGAATACAAATAATGAAATTgtaaaaaaacataatattatagatGAGAAAAATTTGAATACAGAGATTcaaaaatatgttaattataataatgagaAACATATAAAAGAGGACTTTGAAAGGAACGTAGAAAATAATTCTGAGGGACatgaaatgaaaaattctgaaataaaaaaaatcaaattaaatatattggAAAAATtcagaaaaaaagaaataagGAAATGTGAAAATATGGATGATGCCCCAAGAATATCCAACAAATTTAGGTATagtttttttaaaattcGAAATAGATTTAAACATAATTTTAATGCATGTGATAATAAGACAAATcaagaaaagaaaaatatggaaagggataaaataatgataaattcctttataaaaaataaaaatgcAATGGTTTCGGATGCCAACAGTACGTCTACAGCAGATTCCAATTTTGATGATTATGGAAAGAAACATACAAAAGAAATATGTATcttaattaatttttcatataataatatgtttgatatatttaattatcCTGATGATTTTATAGAAACTAAAAAACGGAAATTTTCTATAGTTCATaagtttttttattcattaaatatatttttcaattcTTTTTCTACTCTTATAAAACAGAGATATTTTTTCCGTTGTACAAGTGAGTTatcaaattttttaaaaagatCATTGTTTTATGATTTTTACAATAATTTATTGTGTAAAATTAGTACAGATGACCAGGACAGagataaatttttattagatataaataatagtagtaaTGAATATGACGTCCATTTAAAACGTTTAAGTgatataacatatatatctaataCAGATAGACCTGAAAAATATAGAGACCtattagaaaataaatcGAATATTACaggtatatataatgataaaaaaaatgtgaGCAGAACAAATATAAGTACTTATATTAATAAGGACATGGAATGTACATGGAATGATAATAATCAAAACAATAAatgtgaaaaaaattttgagaatataaaaaatgagtATATACAAGAAATAGATAAAATTCATTTAaaatacaataatattaataataataataataatattagtgaaaagaataatataaggAGTAATATAGgaaatgaaatatataacaacGTATCagatatgaataaaaaaaatattagtAATAATGTAAGTAATCCAATGGAATATAATAAGgattatacatataataattcgTCCATAAGagataatgataataatattaatgtggaaatatataataagaattcCTTTAACACTATTGAATATTTTGAAAAcaatttatcattttttaataaaatacataaaatgaataaaaaaaaagacgCGTATAAATGTGACgaaaatttatattgtaagactaaaaatataaaaagtaataatgAACTATATGATGTTAAGAATAgttataaattaaataataataataataatatggtttttaatgaaacatataataatagcacgttttgtaaaaatatatatagtgACTCTTTTGAAAGTAAAATTAGagtatattttaatattaaatcattatacgaaaaatggaaaatatattttgaagaTAAACAAATAGATATAAGTATACAagataaatttttatataatttatcatttatatataatgtatataattatttaattttaatatatatatatacatactATAACGAAGAAAGTTATTTAGCTTTTTGTAATAATCAAAAATTTTATCAATTCATTGAAAAAATACATGGTTATTTTAACGAAAAGAAAAATAGTCATATACTTTATAGAAATGTTAGGAATAGTGAATCTTTTAATACATCTATAATACCAAgatttttaaattatcatgattataaattattaaaagtaTTCTTTTTCATGTTACAAAATTCAtctaataaatttatatctaaaaatatacatcTGTTCAATTTCCCAGttgttttcattttctCTTCTGATTccaaaaattttaattttaacCATTTTgatatcataaaaatttcaaaaaataataatattatatatttattatataaaaggGGAAACGAAGGATTATTCCTATCAGGCTTAAAACCatatatatggatatataGAGTTCTCTTTGATTTTGTTgaatcattatttttatccaGTTTTGACAGTTAG
- a CDS encoding membrane associated histidine-rich protein: MQPCPYDVYNQVNQVGTHWAQHLGEHLHHLAHMHQHTPHVHHHIPHVHTLAHDRPCMPITAFFCRHHEHCSSHLILSFLLLAFFLIVVYRLYNAIVNSEKTVRIVNITPVNDEHKAETSKDQSKSTSDSSTSTEQTL, encoded by the exons ATGCAGCCTTGTCCATATGACGTATACAATCAAGTAAACCAAGTAGGAACTCATTGGGCTCAACATTTAGGAGAACACTTACATCATTTAGCACATATGCATCAACATACTCCACATGTACATCATCACATTCCACATGTACATACTCTAGCTCATGATAGGCCTTGTATGCCAATAACTGCTTTCTTTTGTCGACATCATGAACATTGTAGTTCCCATTTAATTTTAAgctttttattattagcTTTCTTCCTAATAGTAGTTTATAGATTATATAACGCG ATTGTTAATTCAGAAAAAACTGTACGTattgtaaatataacaCCAGTAAATGATGAACATAAGGCTGAAACGAGTAAGGACCAATCAAAATCAACAAGTGATTCTTCTACCAGTACAGAACAAACATTATAA